The proteins below are encoded in one region of Candidatus Omnitrophota bacterium:
- a CDS encoding LacI family DNA-binding transcriptional regulator, with translation MKRSKLYQIVKSTGYSVATVSRALNEETAGVVREATRKKIYTAAEKIDYIPNRMAKSLRRQRTDTFGFLINFETDTISGYVHEILNGVIDGLKGSSLDLKIVSSARHHTLQGIIKIHGLDGLILPYGYGHEFPDLARESEQYKNKAWPVVMINDYHRKFYMSQLYSDNYSASRHLAEYLIDKGYRRFFFIGCGSDSPDSSARKKGFLDAMKERKLRFDVENDIANGYFTEQGGYEAANRFLSRKSLKHSVIFCLNDSMALGAIRAIGQAGFKCPDEIAVTGFDGIAAGEFSNPPLTTVKLDLHEMGRSAVIMLKDILAGRQKRFVKKKFPFKLIERQSA, from the coding sequence ATGAAGCGAAGCAAGCTCTACCAGATAGTGAAATCCACCGGATATTCTGTCGCTACGGTTTCCAGGGCGCTCAATGAAGAGACTGCGGGCGTTGTGAGGGAAGCTACCCGGAAAAAGATATATACCGCCGCCGAAAAAATCGATTATATACCCAACAGGATGGCGAAATCGCTCAGGCGCCAGCGGACGGATACCTTCGGATTTCTCATTAATTTTGAGACGGACACGATCAGTGGTTACGTTCACGAGATACTGAACGGTGTGATCGATGGCTTAAAAGGAAGTTCTCTAGACCTTAAGATCGTTTCATCCGCCCGTCATCATACGCTTCAGGGAATAATAAAGATACATGGCCTCGACGGGCTTATATTGCCGTACGGATACGGGCATGAATTCCCGGACTTGGCGCGGGAGAGTGAACAATATAAGAATAAGGCCTGGCCCGTCGTGATGATAAATGACTACCATCGTAAATTTTACATGAGCCAGTTATATAGCGATAACTATTCGGCTTCGCGGCATCTGGCCGAATATCTTATCGATAAAGGATATAGGCGTTTTTTCTTTATAGGGTGTGGATCGGATTCTCCGGATTCGAGCGCCAGGAAGAAGGGTTTTTTAGATGCCATGAAAGAGCGGAAGCTACGTTTCGACGTCGAGAACGATATCGCAAACGGTTATTTTACGGAGCAGGGCGGATATGAGGCGGCTAATCGATTTTTGAGCCGTAAATCGTTAAAACACAGTGTGATATTTTGCCTGAATGACAGCATGGCGCTCGGCGCGATAAGAGCGATCGGCCAGGCGGGATTTAAATGCCCGGACGAGATCGCTGTAACCGGTTTCGACGGTATAGCGGCCGGCGAATTTTCGAATCCGCCGCTTACAACGGTAAAGCTGGATCTGCATGAAATGGGCAGGTCCGCGGTCATTATGCTTAAAGACATACTGGCCGGCAGGCAGAAGCGGTTTGTGAAGAAAAAATTTCCTTTTAAACTGATAGAGCGGCAGTCGGCATAA
- a CDS encoding nitroreductase family protein produces MPDSWMYLSRNDTLRSIKDRRSTRMFSNEPVDDDDLQTILHAANHAPSAHNQQSWKFIVLKGGKKSGLVDLVGTKSAEFTRPSSVLLRMAARSIASAPLVIAVANTGELIKRGGELFKIESGSSRDFFRIMEIQSSAAAVENLLVAATSLDLAAVWLGVLVLIKNDVLRFLGEPEGEFMAIIPVGHAMKQNVAPKKRPLGMVVKHL; encoded by the coding sequence ATGCCCGATTCCTGGATGTATTTGTCAAGAAACGACACCCTCCGATCTATAAAAGACAGGCGCAGTACAAGGATGTTCAGTAATGAGCCGGTCGACGACGATGATCTTCAGACTATACTGCACGCGGCGAACCATGCCCCGTCCGCTCATAATCAGCAGTCGTGGAAATTTATCGTGCTTAAAGGCGGGAAGAAGAGCGGCCTCGTAGACCTCGTCGGAACTAAATCGGCCGAATTTACCAGGCCTTCCTCGGTATTATTGCGTATGGCCGCGCGTAGTATAGCTTCCGCGCCGCTGGTTATCGCCGTGGCGAATACCGGGGAGCTGATAAAAAGAGGCGGCGAGTTATTTAAAATAGAGAGCGGATCCAGCAGGGATTTTTTCCGGATTATGGAAATACAGAGTTCAGCGGCCGCTGTAGAGAACCTGCTTGTCGCCGCTACATCTCTTGATCTTGCGGCGGTATGGCTGGGCGTGCTGGTTTTAATAAAGAATGATGTTTTGCGCTTTCTGGGCGAGCCGGAAGGCGAATTTATGGCTATAATACCCGTGGGGCATGCCATGAAACAGAACGTAGCCCCAAAGAAACGGCCCTTAGGAATGGTCGTAAAGCACCTTTAA
- a CDS encoding alpha/beta fold hydrolase → MQNIWNAEKEKGYKRWFSPEPKAAFLLVHGLGAHAGRWEALADFFRKRGIASYAVELKDFASAGTGQSDSFGSYYRKIMRLREIIAKENPSKKIFAIGESMGALLIFTLAAARPGIFDGLICISPAFANRYRPRFLWAIKMFGTLFYNPAKKMKLPFDSSCCTRDPLYIKKLESDPREYRAASAKVIFGLVMAQLRARLAARRVKAPVLFLTAGEDRIVDPAPTRAIFRLVAAQDKKLVDFPEMYHSLSIDLGREKVFEEIAKWAEERIK, encoded by the coding sequence ATGCAAAATATCTGGAACGCGGAAAAAGAAAAGGGTTACAAACGGTGGTTTTCTCCGGAACCAAAGGCCGCGTTTTTGCTTGTCCATGGCCTGGGCGCGCACGCCGGCAGATGGGAAGCGCTTGCCGATTTTTTCCGGAAGCGCGGGATAGCCTCTTACGCTGTAGAGCTTAAAGATTTTGCTTCCGCCGGAACCGGCCAAAGCGACAGTTTCGGAAGTTATTACCGCAAGATAATGCGTCTTCGTGAAATTATCGCGAAAGAAAATCCATCAAAAAAAATATTCGCCATCGGTGAAAGCATGGGAGCGTTACTTATCTTTACTTTGGCCGCCGCGCGGCCGGGGATATTCGACGGCCTTATATGCATCTCGCCGGCATTTGCCAACAGGTACAGGCCACGTTTTTTATGGGCTATAAAAATGTTCGGCACGCTATTCTATAATCCCGCGAAAAAGATGAAATTACCGTTCGATTCGTCCTGTTGCACGCGTGATCCGCTTTATATAAAGAAACTGGAGAGCGATCCGCGCGAATATCGCGCGGCTTCGGCGAAAGTCATATTTGGGTTGGTGATGGCTCAGCTCCGTGCCCGGCTTGCGGCACGCAGGGTAAAGGCGCCTGTGCTGTTTTTGACGGCCGGGGAAGACAGGATAGTCGATCCGGCGCCGACGCGGGCGATATTCCGCTTGGTCGCGGCGCAGGACAAGAAGCTCGTGGATTTTCCGGAAATGTATCATTCATTATCGATAGATCTCGGGCGGGAAAAAGTTTTTGAGGAGATAGCGAAATGGGCCG
- a CDS encoding sulfite exporter TauE/SafE family protein — protein sequence MLLYITLGLIAGTLSGMFGIGGGTILIPGLIFLAGLSQHEAQGTTLAIMLLPIGLLAVMRYYHSGHVRLNIAAFICLGFLVGGLIGANVAECVPNLILRKAFGVFLMIVATYTIFAK from the coding sequence ATGTTATTATACATAACATTGGGGCTTATAGCCGGTACGCTTTCCGGGATGTTCGGGATAGGCGGCGGGACGATACTCATCCCCGGACTCATATTCTTAGCCGGTCTTTCACAGCATGAAGCGCAGGGCACGACGCTTGCGATCATGCTACTGCCGATAGGGCTTCTTGCCGTCATGCGATATTACCATAGCGGCCACGTCCGACTGAATATTGCCGCGTTTATCTGCCTGGGGTTTCTTGTGGGCGGGCTGATCGGCGCCAATGTAGCCGAATGCGTGCCCAATCTTATCCTGCGGAAAGCATTCGGGGTCTTCCTTATGATAGTTGCCACTTATACCATCTTCGCGAAATGA
- a CDS encoding aquaporin family protein: MHNFIGEFFGTMVLVLLGNGVVANALLKKSKGENSGWMVIASGWGFGVGVAVYIAGWISGAHLNPAITLGFFVIGKIAPKEIPHYLAGQILGAFIGAVIVWLAYLPHWKVTEDSDKKLSCFCTMPAIRNYGANLLCEIIGTAMLLMGVLGIFNVHNSIGSGIGPYLVGILVFSIGLSLGGPTGYAINPARDLMPRIAHAVLPIPGKRDPDWAYAWVPVVGPLIGSIIGAGLYHIIF; this comes from the coding sequence ATGCATAATTTTATCGGGGAATTTTTCGGTACGATGGTGCTGGTATTGCTCGGTAACGGCGTTGTCGCGAATGCGCTATTAAAAAAGAGTAAGGGTGAGAATAGCGGATGGATGGTGATAGCAAGCGGGTGGGGATTCGGTGTCGGCGTTGCGGTTTACATTGCCGGCTGGATCAGCGGCGCGCATCTTAATCCCGCTATTACACTCGGATTCTTTGTTATCGGCAAGATAGCTCCGAAAGAGATCCCTCATTATCTGGCCGGGCAGATACTCGGCGCTTTCATCGGAGCCGTTATCGTGTGGCTGGCATATCTTCCGCACTGGAAGGTTACAGAAGATTCCGACAAAAAACTTTCATGTTTCTGCACTATGCCGGCAATTCGTAACTACGGCGCGAACCTCTTATGTGAGATAATCGGTACGGCGATGCTTCTGATGGGAGTGCTCGGAATATTCAATGTCCATAATTCCATTGGTAGCGGTATCGGACCCTATCTTGTAGGTATACTCGTTTTCAGTATAGGGCTTTCTCTCGGCGGGCCGACCGGCTACGCCATAAATCCGGCGCGGGATCTTATGCCGCGTATAGCGCATGCAGTTCTTCCTATCCCCGGCAAGCGCGACCCCGATTGGGCTTACGCGTGGGTACCTGTTGTCGGGCCGCTCATCGGCAGTATTATCGGCGCGGGGTTGTATCATATAATTTTTTAA
- a CDS encoding glucoamylase family protein has translation MNSRIGIFRVWIFVSAVFAGALFTAPAYAANQVPGIVAITPSSGSSSAGTAVTFQVKCSDGNGAQDIRYVYFLVNMNIAYPKCLYAYYDRVTNKLYMMNDAGTAWVGGEFSGSSSVIENSYARLNCAKTVSLSSGTILTMQWNVTFKNAFAGLRNTYLYAKDKQGAACAWIRAGAWIIKPEAGAPYGSIVINNGNMYSKSASVTLQLSASDNPGGSGLYQMKFSNDNVNWTAPEPYAVKKGWDLSSGDGVKKVYVKFSDKAGNWSAARTASITLDTVPPKIVITDPNGGAVVSVPALTASYTSDGAAKTKSLNLSEGLNTVTVSDADQAGNVAVASVQVTLALTPPVAAFTATPVKGEAPLTVQFTDSSTGSVTGWLWSFGDSATSTEQSPAHTYLSKYLWETEYTGDDLPDNSSPAWTRYSTSNPAIEEISEGALHIKSNLYPDGDYVSYQRPASFKASRAYIVEARFRMGHDDGFGHGTTCLSVTDDKYSWRLDFSEYDIGIEYCIDRKATYRMDTVSDYHTYRVYVNNGIVEVFVDGVKRMRADMTYTEKDGPYVPSIRFGQLWGQVQSSLQDYRSNPLIPNIETYWDYVRCHSFPSSMGYESYYNVSLAASGPGGVNTKTVSSCVDVLPPYPEIFTTGLPDGVVHDVYSENIHQNYAVQPFTWSIVSGSLPPGLSFTNGYSPLIEGRPTQAGTYGFTLGLTDYKGRSTTKYIEMKVEPYPQWTDRELLTETMTHAAQYFYYKALSNGFVQDVNYSGSCSSVAATGFGLAAMCILDEFAGCPDNPYCNIPAANIRARVNQILDNCITYQGMQTESGNSYGIGGFLYHLINADGTRVSGEVSTVDMAIFMAGAVTAGEYFGGEIKEKVETIYNNLNWRFFLLTNLKRFSHGWSPNSGIIIYNWDRPGDEALLVSIMALGKEPDALDFLETMYSWPRVEREYAGYKVYNSYFGSLFTYYLAHCFVDFQKLGADNPSTAGFNSVPAIDWWQNSVNAAYAARQFCIDQSVKYPNSYGADSWGLTPCYNPNNYADYFGTLGASPCEANSGVPDSRGVIAPCGAISCLPFMRNASDEESSDENNNLALSALKNYFRTYYAKGIWGDYGPTDSFGNNGAVLQNYVGINVGPEALMISNYTSGLIWNNFMKSSRMTAALNKIFAK, from the coding sequence ATGAATAGCAGAATAGGGATTTTTAGAGTATGGATTTTTGTATCGGCAGTATTTGCCGGAGCGTTATTCACCGCACCTGCCTATGCCGCCAACCAGGTGCCCGGGATTGTTGCGATAACTCCGTCGTCCGGCTCGTCGTCCGCCGGCACGGCCGTTACGTTCCAGGTGAAATGCTCCGACGGTAACGGCGCGCAGGACATACGGTATGTTTATTTTTTGGTGAATATGAATATCGCATATCCAAAATGTCTTTACGCATACTATGACCGCGTTACCAATAAGTTGTATATGATGAATGACGCCGGTACCGCATGGGTGGGTGGTGAGTTTTCCGGCTCTTCAAGCGTGATAGAAAATTCGTATGCCCGGCTTAACTGCGCGAAGACGGTTTCACTATCCTCCGGAACGATACTCACCATGCAATGGAATGTTACATTCAAAAACGCGTTTGCGGGCCTGCGGAACACATATCTTTACGCAAAGGATAAGCAGGGCGCTGCCTGCGCCTGGATCAGAGCGGGCGCGTGGATAATAAAGCCTGAGGCCGGCGCTCCTTATGGCAGTATCGTTATTAACAATGGGAATATGTATTCCAAATCGGCGTCGGTTACTCTCCAGCTTTCGGCAAGCGATAATCCGGGGGGCTCCGGTCTTTACCAGATGAAGTTTTCCAATGATAATGTGAACTGGACCGCACCGGAACCATATGCTGTTAAAAAGGGCTGGGATCTTTCTTCAGGCGACGGCGTCAAGAAGGTGTATGTAAAATTTTCGGATAAGGCGGGTAACTGGTCGGCCGCGCGCACCGCCAGCATAACTCTCGATACGGTTCCTCCTAAAATCGTGATAACAGACCCTAACGGCGGAGCGGTGGTCAGCGTGCCGGCGCTTACGGCAAGTTACACGTCTGACGGCGCCGCGAAAACCAAAAGTCTTAATCTATCCGAGGGTCTGAATACGGTAACAGTGTCCGATGCGGACCAGGCCGGAAACGTTGCTGTGGCCTCCGTGCAGGTGACCCTGGCTTTGACGCCTCCGGTTGCCGCTTTTACCGCGACGCCCGTAAAGGGGGAGGCGCCGCTTACGGTACAGTTTACGGATAGCTCTACCGGCAGTGTTACGGGATGGTTGTGGAGCTTCGGCGACAGCGCGACAAGCACAGAGCAAAGCCCGGCGCATACGTATTTAAGTAAGTATTTATGGGAAACAGAATATACGGGCGATGACCTCCCGGATAATTCTTCTCCGGCATGGACGAGGTATTCTACCTCTAATCCGGCGATAGAGGAGATCTCGGAAGGCGCTCTGCATATTAAGTCCAATCTTTATCCGGATGGAGATTATGTATCGTATCAGCGGCCTGCGTCATTCAAAGCATCCAGGGCATATATAGTTGAAGCCAGATTTAGGATGGGGCATGATGACGGTTTCGGACACGGGACTACATGCCTATCCGTAACGGATGATAAATACTCATGGCGTCTTGATTTTTCGGAATACGATATTGGCATAGAATATTGCATCGATCGCAAGGCAACTTACCGGATGGATACGGTATCGGACTACCATACATATCGCGTGTATGTGAATAACGGTATTGTAGAAGTATTTGTTGACGGTGTGAAGAGGATGCGGGCGGACATGACCTATACGGAGAAAGATGGCCCTTATGTGCCATCGATAAGATTTGGACAATTGTGGGGACAAGTGCAGTCAAGCCTCCAGGATTACAGGTCTAATCCACTCATACCGAATATAGAGACGTATTGGGATTATGTCAGGTGCCACAGTTTTCCAAGCTCGATGGGGTATGAAAGTTACTACAATGTATCGCTGGCGGCGTCAGGGCCGGGAGGGGTGAATACAAAAACAGTTTCGAGTTGTGTAGATGTATTGCCGCCTTATCCGGAAATATTTACAACGGGCCTGCCGGATGGTGTGGTGCATGATGTTTATTCCGAAAATATCCATCAGAATTATGCCGTACAGCCATTTACATGGTCGATCGTGAGCGGTTCCCTGCCGCCCGGCCTATCTTTTACCAACGGTTATTCTCCGCTTATAGAGGGGCGGCCGACACAGGCGGGGACGTACGGTTTTACATTGGGCCTGACAGATTACAAGGGGCGCTCGACAACTAAATATATAGAAATGAAAGTCGAACCATACCCTCAATGGACGGACAGGGAGCTCTTGACTGAGACCATGACACATGCGGCTCAGTACTTCTACTACAAGGCGCTTTCAAACGGTTTTGTGCAGGATGTCAATTATTCCGGCTCCTGCTCGAGTGTCGCGGCTACAGGTTTCGGGCTTGCGGCAATGTGTATCCTGGACGAGTTTGCCGGATGTCCCGATAATCCGTATTGCAATATCCCGGCCGCCAATATACGCGCCAGAGTGAATCAGATACTCGATAACTGTATAACATACCAGGGAATGCAGACGGAATCCGGGAACAGCTACGGGATTGGCGGGTTTCTTTACCATCTTATCAATGCGGATGGTACGCGCGTCAGTGGAGAAGTCTCGACGGTGGATATGGCGATATTTATGGCCGGTGCGGTTACCGCGGGTGAGTATTTCGGCGGAGAAATCAAAGAGAAGGTTGAAACGATATATAATAATCTCAACTGGCGGTTTTTTCTCCTGACGAATCTTAAACGGTTCTCTCACGGGTGGTCTCCCAATAGCGGCATTATCATATACAACTGGGACAGGCCGGGCGATGAAGCGCTTTTAGTATCGATAATGGCGCTTGGTAAAGAGCCGGACGCGCTCGATTTCTTAGAGACGATGTATAGCTGGCCGCGCGTTGAGCGCGAATATGCCGGATATAAGGTTTACAATTCTTATTTCGGATCGTTATTCACATATTATCTCGCTCATTGTTTTGTGGATTTTCAAAAACTCGGGGCTGATAATCCTTCGACTGCCGGTTTTAATAGCGTCCCCGCGATCGACTGGTGGCAGAACTCTGTGAATGCCGCTTACGCGGCCAGACAATTCTGCATCGATCAGTCGGTAAAATATCCGAACTCTTACGGCGCGGACAGCTGGGGATTGACACCGTGCTATAACCCTAATAACTACGCGGACTATTTCGGTACGCTTGGCGCTTCGCCCTGCGAGGCGAATAGCGGTGTGCCGGATTCCAGAGGGGTTATCGCGCCTTGCGGGGCTATAAGCTGTCTGCCGTTCATGAGGAATGCTTCCGATGAAGAATCTTCAGACGAGAATAATAACCTCGCTTTGAGCGCGCTTAAAAATTATTTCAGGACGTATTATGCGAAAGGCATTTGGGGTGATTATGGCCCGACGGACTCGTTCGGCAATAACGGCGCTGTTTTGCAGAATTATGTGGGCATAAATGTCGGGCCGGAGGCGCTTATGATATCTAATTATACCTCCGGGCTTATATGGAATAATTTCATGAAAAGCTCACGCATGACGGCGGCATTGAATAAAATATTCGCAAAGTAA
- a CDS encoding peptide chain release factor-like protein: protein MRFGTSREKEEALKARMSALGVAESDIDEKFILAGKKGGQKVNKTSACVYLKYIPMGIEVKCQEERSQSLNRFLARRILLRKIEAVILGKEAAEEKRIEKLRRQKRKRSRRAKEKMLEFKRMRSEKKDMRNTKKYT from the coding sequence ATGAGATTTGGAACCAGTAGAGAGAAAGAAGAGGCCCTGAAGGCCAGGATGTCAGCGCTCGGCGTAGCGGAATCCGACATCGATGAGAAGTTCATACTCGCCGGAAAGAAGGGCGGGCAAAAAGTAAACAAAACCTCCGCGTGCGTATATTTAAAATATATTCCGATGGGTATAGAGGTAAAATGCCAGGAGGAGCGCTCCCAGAGCCTGAACCGGTTTTTGGCCAGGAGGATACTACTGCGAAAGATCGAAGCGGTGATCTTAGGCAAAGAGGCCGCTGAGGAGAAAAGGATAGAGAAACTGCGTCGCCAGAAGCGGAAGCGCTCCCGCAGGGCGAAGGAGAAGATGCTGGAATTCAAGCGCATGCGTTCCGAGAAGAAGGACATGAGAAATACTAAAAAATACACTTGA
- a CDS encoding polysaccharide biosynthesis tyrosine autokinase produces MDFSVIQEDVHIKEYADVIKRRRDIIITFFAAVVLIVTAGSFIIRPVYRATTTLLIDPESPNVLTATGMIEMQSHDYLAYKEYFQSQVEIMTSRSLARKVFDDLELIKMRKYAKAKDPIKIFLKTIKVEPVRDTRLLKLCAENRDPELAARIANHMAELYVMRNLYYISKSEILNLLKNEYLKLEARESEFEKIYRAGHPEMIKVKEEMSDILDRIEREKKSVYDYNDIEAYLRRGSQHELSGFKANNISIQDAAEKPITPVRPRKMLNIVISIIIGLFGGVGLAFFLEYLDDNAKTIDDVEKVMKWPFLVNIPDIGIGGEYPKDFEKDLMVNSKPKDPIAEIYRSLRTKIFFSSTEDHPLRSMMITSPGPQEGKTITLCNLGIAISQNKKKVLLVDADMRKPRLHNVFKKGNNIGLSNYLSGQCSFDDVIQKTAVENLYMVSGGIIPPNPSELLNSHKAKEFIAKAKENYDIVLLDTPPVGIVTDAVIISMIVDGTVMVVQGGRSSKRFLAHIYDLLIAAKTRVVGTVINRVAVADGNPYYSYYYQDAVDRQK; encoded by the coding sequence ATGGATTTTTCGGTTATTCAGGAAGATGTTCATATTAAAGAATATGCGGATGTCATAAAACGCAGACGCGATATTATCATTACTTTTTTCGCGGCCGTTGTTTTAATAGTTACGGCAGGCAGTTTTATTATTCGTCCCGTATATCGCGCTACAACCACTTTACTTATCGATCCCGAAAGCCCGAACGTTCTGACTGCGACCGGCATGATCGAAATGCAGTCCCACGATTATCTCGCATACAAAGAATATTTTCAAAGTCAGGTTGAAATAATGACATCGCGCAGTTTGGCGCGAAAAGTGTTTGACGATCTTGAATTGATCAAAATGAGAAAATATGCGAAAGCCAAAGACCCGATAAAAATATTTCTTAAAACAATCAAAGTAGAGCCGGTGCGTGATACGCGGCTCTTGAAATTATGCGCGGAAAACAGGGATCCGGAACTTGCCGCCAGGATTGCCAACCACATGGCCGAGTTATATGTAATGCGCAATCTATACTATATATCGAAGAGCGAAATACTTAACCTTTTAAAAAATGAGTATCTCAAACTTGAAGCCAGGGAATCGGAATTTGAAAAGATTTACAGGGCCGGTCATCCGGAAATGATAAAAGTAAAAGAAGAGATGTCCGATATACTTGATCGCATTGAGCGCGAGAAGAAGTCGGTATATGACTACAACGATATAGAGGCATACTTGCGCCGCGGATCTCAGCATGAGCTATCCGGATTCAAGGCCAATAATATCAGCATTCAAGATGCGGCGGAAAAACCGATTACACCGGTAAGGCCAAGGAAGATGCTGAATATAGTTATATCAATTATTATTGGTCTGTTCGGAGGAGTGGGATTAGCATTTTTTCTTGAATACCTGGATGATAATGCTAAGACTATCGACGATGTCGAGAAGGTGATGAAGTGGCCTTTTCTGGTAAACATACCGGATATTGGGATCGGCGGAGAATACCCTAAGGATTTTGAAAAAGATCTTATGGTAAACTCAAAACCAAAAGATCCTATAGCGGAAATATACCGGTCTTTAAGGACTAAAATATTTTTTTCTTCGACGGAAGATCATCCACTGCGCAGTATGATGATAACCAGCCCAGGCCCGCAGGAGGGAAAGACGATTACACTATGCAATCTTGGCATTGCCATTTCTCAAAACAAAAAGAAGGTGCTTTTAGTTGACGCGGATATGCGTAAACCCCGTCTGCATAATGTTTTTAAAAAAGGAAACAATATTGGCCTTAGTAATTATTTATCAGGACAATGCTCATTTGATGATGTTATACAGAAGACAGCCGTTGAGAATTTATATATGGTCAGCGGCGGTATAATCCCGCCCAATCCATCCGAACTGCTTAATAGTCACAAAGCAAAAGAATTTATCGCGAAAGCTAAAGAAAATTATGACATTGTTCTTTTGGATACTCCGCCGGTGGGCATAGTTACGGATGCTGTTATAATTTCAATGATTGTAGACGGTACGGTCATGGTTGTGCAGGGCGGAAGATCCTCCAAAAGATTTCTTGCGCATATATATGACCTTTTGATTGCCGCCAAGACAAGAGTAGTGGGAACGGTTATTAACAGGGTCGCGGTAGCAGACGGGAATCCGTATTATTCTTATTATTATCAAGATGCTGTTGACAGGCAAAAATAA
- the corA gene encoding magnesium/cobalt transporter CorA has product MYDAFLYHPDKGIKTGVSTQEIVDALKDERSLIWLDMLDMDDSDIDFLTSVFNLHPLTIEDFIMPNARPKIEKFKDYFFLIMFSLESIGVNGAEKVKTAELDCCLGKNFLITFHNCPLSSVEVCKERSKKDSPMMMHGADMLLYSILDSCVESYFPIIQKFDNFVDEMSDELFKEPNQETLRKIYHLKNEIMYLRRTIGPQADIISSVARGDFELISPANIIYFRNIYDNLVRLNDIIGTSRDVITGAMEAYTSIVSNRLNEVMKTLTIIATIMMPLTLVASIYGMNFKHMPELNSKFGYPAVLAIMITITTMMLFFFKRKKWI; this is encoded by the coding sequence ATGTACGACGCATTTTTATACCACCCAGACAAAGGTATCAAGACCGGAGTTTCTACTCAGGAGATCGTCGATGCCCTTAAAGATGAGCGCTCGCTCATATGGCTCGATATGCTTGATATGGATGATTCCGACATCGATTTTCTCACGTCGGTATTTAATCTGCATCCGCTTACCATAGAAGATTTTATAATGCCGAATGCCCGCCCCAAGATCGAAAAATTCAAAGACTATTTTTTCCTAATCATGTTCTCGCTGGAATCGATAGGCGTGAACGGCGCGGAAAAAGTAAAGACCGCGGAACTGGATTGCTGTCTCGGGAAAAACTTCCTGATCACTTTCCATAATTGCCCTTTAAGCTCCGTAGAGGTTTGTAAAGAGAGGAGCAAAAAGGATTCGCCCATGATGATGCATGGGGCGGATATGTTACTTTATTCCATACTCGATTCATGCGTTGAGAGTTATTTTCCTATAATACAGAAGTTCGATAACTTCGTGGACGAGATGAGTGATGAATTATTTAAGGAGCCGAACCAGGAAACTTTAAGAAAGATATACCATCTTAAAAACGAGATAATGTACTTACGGCGCACTATAGGCCCACAGGCCGATATTATATCGTCAGTCGCGCGAGGTGATTTCGAGCTCATATCCCCGGCGAATATTATCTATTTCAGGAATATATACGACAATCTTGTGAGGCTCAATGATATCATCGGTACTTCCCGCGACGTTATCACAGGCGCCATGGAAGCTTATACATCGATCGTATCGAACCGCCTGAATGAAGTAATGAAGACTCTTACGATAATAGCCACTATAATGATGCCGCTCACTCTCGTAGCCAGTATTTACGGAATGAATTTTAAACATATGCCGGAATTGAACAGCAAATTCGGATATCCGGCCGTGCTCGCCATAATGATAACCATAACTACCATGATGCTATTCTTTTTCAAGCGTAAGAAATGGATCTAA